In the genome of Planococcus donghaensis, the window ACAATAAATCGCAAGCAATTATAAATCGATTAATGAAAGATCCCGTATTTTTATCAGCAACAACTATCGGATTAACCATATCAGCATTTCCTGAAGTAGATACAATCGCTTTAATAGAAAAAAGTTGGGCGGCAGGCAAACAAGTAGCTGTTCCTAAATGTTTTTCAGCAAGCCGCACGATGGACTTTCGAATTATTGAGCATTTCGAGCAACTGGAAACAGTTTACATGAAACTAAAAGAACCGATTGTCACCACGACAACTTACATAAACCCTGACCAAATCGACTTATTAATCGTACCGGGTATAGTTTTTTCAAAAAAAGGCTTTCGAATTGGATTTGGTGGCGGCTATTATGATCGCTTTTTAGCTAACTATTCGGGTGAGACTCGTTCGTTAGCATTTGACTGTCAAATTGCAGAAGAAATTCCCGTTGAAGCACATGACTTGCCGGTTAACGGTATTTATACAGAAAGTGGTTTTATCGATTTAAAGGCGGTGGACAAATGAAAAACTTATATGATGTTATGCAATTACTAAAGCGTTACGGGACTGTTATTTATACAGCTGATTACAGTGCAGATATTGGGTTAATGGAAGAAGAAATCAAGGAGTTGTATCGTCTGCAATTTATTACAGCGAAAGAATTTGCGACAGCTATGCTCATTTTGCGCCACAAAAAATCCGAATATGATAAAAAATAAATTCGTTTTGCGAAACTTTTAATTGTTTTATTCGTCTAAAATAAGGGTAATTACTTCAATTGACTACAAAAATCTTTTATACTGAACTATTATGATAAACGTGAATAACAAATAGAATAGGAGGATGTCTAGTAATGTTGAAAAAAGAATGGCCAAAGCACACAGTCCTGGCAATTGCCATTATCGCCACTTGGCTAAAAACATATATCGTTTACAAAACAAGTTTTTCAATTACTATTGAAAATTTGTTACAAGAGTTTATCTTGTTTATTAATCCATTAAGCATGTTGTTGTTTGTTTATGGAATTTCCTTGTTCTTTAAAAGTGACAAAGTTAAAAATATCTATTTACTGTCGGTTGCAGTTGTAACCTCTATCGTGCTCTACGGAAACGTTGCATTTTACCGATTTTTCAATGACTTTATCACCTTGCCTGTATTGTTTCAAACCGATAATTTCGGAGATTTAGGATCCAGTGCAGCAGCTAGTGTGTTTTGGACAGATCTTCTTTATTTTGCAGATGTCCTTGTTATTCTACTGGCTATTAAATTTATTAAACTAAAACCGAGCAAAGCAAAATCTCAATCAGTACAACGCAAAGCTTATTATATTTTGGCGTTGGCAGTGCTATTTTTCAATTTAGGATTGGCAGAGGCAGAACGTCCACAATTATTAACACGCAGCTTTGATCGTGAAATGCTAGTGAAAAACTTAGGAATGTACAATTATCATTTATACGATATTTACATTCAGTCAAAATCACAAGCACAACGTGCATTAGCTGATGGCTCGGAATTGGTAGAGGCGAACAGTTATGTACGTGCTAACCAAATCGAACCTTCTACAGAAATGAAGGGAATTGCTGAAGGACGCAATTTAATTGTTGTGACGTTGGAATCGTTACAGAGTTTTGTGATTAACGAAGAAATGAATGGGCAAACCATTACACCGTTTATGAACTCGCTAACTGAAGACGAAGACACCATTTATTTTGAAAACTTCTATCACCAAACGGGGTTAGGCAAAACTTCGGATTCAGAATTCTTGCTTGAAAACTCACTTTACCCGTTAAGTGGTGGAGCAGTATTCTTTACGCATAGTGGAAACACATTCAACTCAATGGCAGAAAGCCTTGGTAGTGAAGGCTATGCAACAAACGTTCAACATGCTAACACAAAGAGCTTTTGGAATCGCGATATCATGTACGAATCGTTAAATGTTGACGAATTTTACGATGTGGAAAGTTTTGAAGTTGAGGATGGTCAAGCGGTAAACTGGGGCATGAAAGATGTGCCATTTATGGAACAATCTGTTGAGCATATGACTGAAATGCCGCAACCTTTTTATAGTCGTTTGTTAACTTTAACAAACCACCATCCGTTTACATTGGATGAAGAAGATAAGTTGATCGATGAATACGACTCAAATTCTGGAACGTTAAATCGCTATTTTCAAACATCGCGTTATTTAGATGAAGCAGTAAAAGTTCTTTTTGATGAGTTAAAAGACCAAGGCTTATACGAAAACTCGATTATTGTGATGTACGGCGACCATTATGGGATTTCTGAAAATCATAACGAGGCCATGTCTCAATATCTTGGCGAAGAAGTAACGCCATTTACAGCTGCTGAATTGCAGAAAGTCCCTTTCTTTGTTCATATTCCAGGATACGGCAAAGGATATGTAGAGGATGAAATAAGCGGACAAGTTGATATGCGTCCAACAATCATGAACCTACTGAACATTGATACGTCAAAAGACATTCAGTTTGGCGGCGACCTTTTCTCGGAAGAACATGAAGAATTTGCGATTTTCCGTGATGGCCGTTTTGTTACAGATGAAGTCGTTTATGCAGGGAATGTATGTTATGACAAGGAAACAGGGGAACAGACCGACCAAGAACTATGTGCGCCATATATTGAACGTGCATTTACAGAACTTGAATATTCGGAGTCGATCATTAATGGAGATTTATTGCGTTTCTACGACGAAGAAGATGGTCAGTTAACAACAATTCCAGATGTCGAATTAAAACAATAAATAAAAGGAGAGTGCATGATGTGCTCTCTTTTTTTTATGCAATAAAAAAAGCCGATGCATAATGCATCAGCTTTTTTTAAACTAGTGTAAGCTTGGTGGATAACCGTGTGTAATAAGTGTTGCGATGGCAAACCCGCCAAAAATCACAAAAGTTCCAAAGTTAAAAAGGAAACCTAGAACTTCTTTGTTTTTAAGCGTTTGTACAGTGCCGATTGCTGCAAGAATTGCAATAAGTCCAAAAATAACTACTAACATCCAACTCATCGATGACACTCCCTTCAACTTAAACAGCCAGTGCCGCTTTGTTCTCTTTATATTGTAAAGATATTCCGCTGTTTTGTCGAGGACAAAAAGTGTCAGTATCTTGACAGTCTGCTAGGGTCTGCATGTTATAATCGGAAAGAGGTGAAAGAGATGTTAAAAATCGATCAACTAGAGTTAGGTCCTATTCAAACAAATTGTTACATCATTTCGGATGATCAAAAAAACTGTTTAATTTTTGATCCAGGTGA includes:
- a CDS encoding YqgQ family protein gives rise to the protein MKNLYDVMQLLKRYGTVIYTADYSADIGLMEEEIKELYRLQFITAKEFATAMLILRHKKSEYDKK
- a CDS encoding LTA synthase family protein, whose amino-acid sequence is MLKKEWPKHTVLAIAIIATWLKTYIVYKTSFSITIENLLQEFILFINPLSMLLFVYGISLFFKSDKVKNIYLLSVAVVTSIVLYGNVAFYRFFNDFITLPVLFQTDNFGDLGSSAAASVFWTDLLYFADVLVILLAIKFIKLKPSKAKSQSVQRKAYYILALAVLFFNLGLAEAERPQLLTRSFDREMLVKNLGMYNYHLYDIYIQSKSQAQRALADGSELVEANSYVRANQIEPSTEMKGIAEGRNLIVVTLESLQSFVINEEMNGQTITPFMNSLTEDEDTIYFENFYHQTGLGKTSDSEFLLENSLYPLSGGAVFFTHSGNTFNSMAESLGSEGYATNVQHANTKSFWNRDIMYESLNVDEFYDVESFEVEDGQAVNWGMKDVPFMEQSVEHMTEMPQPFYSRLLTLTNHHPFTLDEEDKLIDEYDSNSGTLNRYFQTSRYLDEAVKVLFDELKDQGLYENSIIVMYGDHYGISENHNEAMSQYLGEEVTPFTAAELQKVPFFVHIPGYGKGYVEDEISGQVDMRPTIMNLLNIDTSKDIQFGGDLFSEEHEEFAIFRDGRFVTDEVVYAGNVCYDKETGEQTDQELCAPYIERAFTELEYSESIINGDLLRFYDEEDGQLTTIPDVELKQ
- a CDS encoding 5-formyltetrahydrofolate cyclo-ligase; this translates as MDKKTQRNQVLAMLTQMTADQYNNKSQAIINRLMKDPVFLSATTIGLTISAFPEVDTIALIEKSWAAGKQVAVPKCFSASRTMDFRIIEHFEQLETVYMKLKEPIVTTTTYINPDQIDLLIVPGIVFSKKGFRIGFGGGYYDRFLANYSGETRSLAFDCQIAEEIPVEAHDLPVNGIYTESGFIDLKAVDK
- a CDS encoding DUF2759 domain-containing protein, whose amino-acid sequence is MSWMLVVIFGLIAILAAIGTVQTLKNKEVLGFLFNFGTFVIFGGFAIATLITHGYPPSLH